Proteins found in one Fusobacterium sp. genomic segment:
- a CDS encoding MotA/TolQ/ExbB proton channel family protein has protein sequence MYWIKNGGILMYFILAMSIIGLAVVIERFIYFKLSEKDSFNKINPELRQLIEKGSIKEAIVLLNNKKASAARVLKDILIQYYKSNSKDPIMLEEKGKESAMAQIPLLEKHMWILSLVAHITPLLGLLGTVTGMIKAFQAVSIHGTGDASVLAKGISEALFTTAGGLFVAIPATIFYNYFNKKIDEIINDMEKTSTELINYFRR, from the coding sequence ATGTATTGGATTAAAAATGGTGGAATTTTAATGTATTTCATTTTGGCTATGTCTATCATAGGACTAGCTGTAGTAATAGAGAGGTTTATTTATTTTAAACTTAGTGAAAAAGATAGTTTTAATAAAATAAATCCAGAACTTAGGCAACTTATAGAAAAAGGATCTATAAAAGAAGCAATAGTCTTATTGAATAATAAAAAAGCTTCAGCTGCTAGAGTTTTGAAAGATATATTGATACAATATTATAAAAGTAATAGTAAAGATCCTATTATGCTAGAAGAAAAAGGAAAGGAAAGTGCAATGGCACAAATACCTCTTTTAGAAAAGCATATGTGGATACTTTCATTAGTTGCTCATATAACTCCTTTATTGGGGCTATTAGGAACTGTTACAGGAATGATTAAGGCATTTCAGGCAGTGTCTATTCATGGGACAGGAGATGCTTCGGTTTTGGCAAAAGGTATATCTGAGGCATTGTTCACTACTGCTGGTGGACTTTTTGTAGCTATCCCTGCTACTATTTTCTATAATTATTTTAATAAAAAGATAGATGAAATAATAAATGATATGGAAAAGACTAGTACAGAACTGATAAATTACTTCAGACGATAG
- a CDS encoding biopolymer transporter ExbD — MKIERTKRRGKGELALEITPLIDVVFLLLIFFLVATTFEDINSGIKIDLPQSTIREIKNIKEIQVAINKNKEIVLNFKEKGKSQKIKVNKNNLKTELENKLKESEEKNIVISADKNLDYGFIVEIMTISKEAGAASLDIDTASSK; from the coding sequence ATGAAAATTGAAAGAACAAAAAGACGTGGAAAGGGAGAATTAGCATTAGAAATAACTCCCCTTATTGATGTTGTGTTTCTTTTATTAATATTTTTTCTGGTTGCTACTACTTTTGAAGATATTAACAGTGGGATTAAAATAGATTTACCACAATCTACAATCAGAGAGATAAAAAATATAAAGGAAATACAAGTTGCAATAAATAAAAATAAAGAAATTGTTCTTAACTTTAAGGAAAAAGGAAAAAGTCAAAAAATTAAAGTAAATAAGAACAACTTAAAAACAGAGCTTGAGAATAAATTAAAAGAATCAGAAGAAAAGAATATAGTAATAAGTGCTGATAAAAATTTAGATTATGGTTTTATAGTAGAAATAATGACTATTTCTAAAGAGGCAGGAGCAGCTTCACTGGATATTGATACAGCAAGCAGTAAATAA
- a CDS encoding energy transducer TonB yields MKRVDYVSFGLSILLNLLIILLIPSLSVETIVDKKIKVGLVSYDNNSRIKMEGTKNTNSKTKNLTAETRKKTEKVETQVKKESTVKKEPVTQVKPKEPEKKPTLSDIAKSISGPEIDVLSGINDIGHSVTREKVKTIPKRQNNDKEGIISKDNLVGEKLDLTSDSDTNIQGKEQFLVEENGKLAFNSEEGKDLEFERILKADGDVEGLPSGYRLGTEDGNIVARWDNTNREPVYPESAQLRGLHGTVKIRMNIDENGNVNSLFLEKGSGVPEINSSIEEIGRTWKIYLSKNGMNVKGDVILEYNFTLRGKN; encoded by the coding sequence ATGAAAAGAGTCGATTATGTAAGTTTTGGTCTTTCTATACTTCTAAACCTGCTTATCATATTACTTATACCTAGTCTTTCAGTTGAAACAATAGTAGATAAAAAAATTAAAGTTGGATTAGTTTCTTATGATAATAACAGTAGAATAAAAATGGAAGGAACTAAAAATACAAATTCTAAAACTAAAAATCTTACAGCTGAAACTAGAAAAAAGACAGAAAAAGTTGAAACTCAGGTCAAAAAAGAAAGTACAGTAAAAAAAGAACCTGTTACACAAGTAAAACCTAAAGAGCCTGAAAAAAAACCAACTTTAAGCGATATAGCTAAATCTATATCTGGTCCTGAAATAGATGTTTTGTCTGGAATAAATGATATAGGCCATTCTGTTACTAGAGAAAAAGTAAAAACAATTCCTAAAAGACAAAATAATGATAAGGAAGGAATTATTTCAAAAGATAATCTTGTTGGAGAAAAACTAGATTTAACATCTGATTCAGATACAAATATTCAAGGCAAAGAGCAATTTTTAGTTGAAGAAAATGGAAAGCTTGCATTCAACTCAGAAGAAGGAAAAGATTTGGAATTTGAAAGAATATTAAAAGCTGATGGAGATGTAGAGGGGCTTCCAAGTGGATATAGACTTGGAACAGAGGATGGAAATATTGTTGCTAGATGGGATAATACTAATAGAGAACCTGTGTATCCTGAGAGTGCTCAATTAAGAGGATTACATGGAACAGTAAAGATAAGGATGAACATTGATGAGAATGGAAATGTAAATTCTTTATTTTTAGAAAAAGGAAGTGGAGTTCCAGAAATCAATAGTTCTATAGAAGAGATAGGAAGAACTTGGAAGATATATTTGAGTAAAAATGGAATGAATGTAAAAGGTGATGTTATACTGGAATATAATTTTACATTAAGAGGAAAAAATTAA
- a CDS encoding sigma-54 dependent transcriptional regulator encodes MILLGFRLDRSLKEELENNFENELTFAENITDFIEYLKNKKFETIVIEERNLQEEALINLVKKVGEYQKKGVIIILGETSNLKVVAGSVKAGAYDYILKPVDNNTVIKIIEKSVKDYKLLAERVDKHKSSGDKLIGQTKEIVELYKMIGKVANSRVPVLVVGEKGTGKTSVAKSIHQFSDWSNEPLISINCTSFQNELLERKMFGYEKGAFTGAVFSQIGDLEKANGGTLHLGNVESLSLDLQSKILYFLEEGEFFRMGGADPIKIDLRVAASTSENLEELINQGKFIDELYRKLKVLEINIPPLRERKDDIPLIIDHYLIECNEELHKNIKGVSKPALKKILRYDWPGNVNELKNAVKSAVALCRGGSILIEDLPSNVLGTKVTKRKGDVQTSALKEWIKVEMEMYKINNQKGYYGNIISKVEKEIIHQVLEMTNGKKVETAEILGITRNTLRTKMSNYGLE; translated from the coding sequence TTGATTCTTTTAGGGTTTAGATTAGATAGAAGTTTAAAAGAGGAATTAGAAAATAATTTTGAGAATGAATTAACTTTCGCAGAAAATATAACTGATTTTATAGAATATCTAAAAAACAAAAAGTTTGAAACTATAGTTATAGAAGAGAGAAATCTTCAAGAAGAAGCTCTTATTAATTTAGTAAAAAAAGTAGGAGAATATCAAAAAAAAGGTGTTATAATAATTCTTGGAGAAACTTCTAATTTAAAAGTAGTAGCAGGGAGTGTAAAAGCTGGAGCATATGATTATATATTAAAACCAGTTGATAATAATACTGTTATAAAAATAATAGAAAAATCTGTAAAAGATTATAAATTGTTAGCCGAAAGAGTAGATAAACATAAAAGTTCTGGAGATAAACTTATAGGGCAGACAAAAGAGATAGTAGAATTATATAAAATGATAGGAAAAGTTGCAAACAGCAGAGTACCTGTTTTAGTGGTAGGAGAAAAAGGAACTGGAAAAACAAGTGTAGCAAAATCTATCCATCAATTTAGTGATTGGTCAAATGAACCACTTATAAGTATTAACTGTACTTCTTTTCAAAATGAATTATTGGAAAGAAAAATGTTTGGTTATGAAAAAGGAGCATTTACTGGGGCTGTTTTTTCTCAAATAGGAGACCTTGAAAAAGCTAATGGAGGAACACTTCATTTAGGAAATGTAGAATCTTTAAGTTTAGATTTACAATCTAAGATACTTTATTTCTTAGAAGAGGGAGAATTCTTTAGAATGGGAGGAGCTGATCCCATTAAGATTGATTTAAGAGTTGCAGCTAGCACAAGTGAGAATCTTGAAGAACTTATAAATCAAGGTAAATTTATTGACGAATTATATAGAAAATTAAAAGTTCTTGAGATAAATATTCCACCATTAAGAGAAAGAAAGGATGATATACCTTTAATAATAGATCATTATCTAATAGAATGTAATGAGGAACTTCATAAAAATATAAAAGGTGTAAGTAAGCCAGCCTTGAAAAAGATATTGAGATATGACTGGCCTGGAAATGTAAATGAACTTAAAAACGCAGTTAAATCTGCTGTAGCGTTATGTAGAGGAGGTTCCATACTTATAGAGGATCTTCCAAGCAATGTATTGGGAACAAAGGTTACAAAAAGAAAAGGAGATGTACAAACAAGTGCTCTTAAGGAATGGATAAAAGTAGAGATGGAGATGTATAAAATAAATAATCAGAAAGGTTACTATGGAAATATTATTTCAAAAGTAGAAAAAGAGATTATACATCAAGTACTAGAAATGACTAATGGTAAAAAAGTAGAAACAGCAGAAATATTAGGAATAACGAGGAATACATTAAGGACAAAAATGAGCAATTATGGTTTGGAGTAG
- the dnaX gene encoding DNA polymerase III subunit gamma/tau produces the protein MHITLYRKYRPKNFEEIAGQKEIVKTLKTSLRNGKTSHAYLFTGPRGVGKTTIARLIAKGVNCLENGITDEPCNKCENCLSINDGSFMDMIEIDAASNRGIDEIRQLKEKINYQPSKGRKKIYIIDEVHMLTKEAFNALLKTLEEPPEHVIFILATTEADKILPTIISRCQRYDFKTLSPAEMKEKLGEISKNESVSVPDDVLELIYENSGGSMRDATSILERLMITCLDEEITLEKCEKVLGVTPVKKMKEFLDNVIEKKYKELVRMLNEFWSESLEIELFFKDFAKYCKTLMSKSELEVDKGLEIIGAVYDSLNKFKYEEDKRMVGYVVINNLLSSKVTTIQEKIVERIVEKPVTIYQDTSNTEEIADLSGLTLEYVISQWKDIVEEAKKEKITLGAFLISAKPYKIERDTLFIGFESENSFAKEQMETSVYDDAFLEVVKKVINPKIKVKYILIGKKREVNKGENDFTKKIVDFFGGEIMK, from the coding sequence ATGCATATAACATTATATAGAAAATATAGACCTAAAAATTTTGAAGAGATAGCAGGACAAAAGGAAATAGTAAAAACTTTGAAAACTTCACTAAGAAATGGTAAAACTTCCCATGCATATCTTTTCACAGGTCCGAGAGGAGTGGGAAAAACTACAATAGCCAGACTTATAGCTAAAGGTGTCAATTGCTTAGAGAATGGTATTACAGATGAACCTTGTAATAAATGTGAAAACTGTTTATCAATAAATGATGGAAGTTTTATGGATATGATTGAAATCGATGCTGCCTCTAATAGAGGAATAGATGAAATCAGACAATTAAAAGAAAAAATAAATTATCAACCTTCAAAAGGAAGAAAAAAAATATATATTATAGATGAAGTACATATGCTCACAAAAGAGGCTTTTAATGCTCTTTTAAAAACACTGGAAGAGCCACCTGAACATGTAATTTTTATATTGGCAACAACAGAAGCAGATAAAATATTACCAACTATTATTTCAAGATGTCAGAGATATGATTTTAAAACACTTTCTCCAGCTGAAATGAAAGAAAAACTTGGAGAGATATCTAAAAATGAAAGTGTTTCTGTACCTGATGATGTATTAGAACTGATTTATGAAAATTCTGGTGGAAGTATGAGAGATGCAACTTCTATATTAGAAAGACTTATGATAACTTGCTTAGATGAAGAAATAACTTTAGAAAAGTGTGAAAAAGTTCTTGGAGTAACTCCAGTAAAGAAAATGAAAGAATTTTTAGATAATGTTATAGAAAAAAAATATAAAGAACTTGTAAGGATGCTTAATGAGTTTTGGAGTGAATCTTTAGAGATAGAGTTATTCTTTAAAGATTTTGCCAAGTATTGTAAAACTCTTATGAGTAAATCAGAACTGGAAGTTGATAAAGGACTTGAAATAATTGGAGCTGTTTACGATTCTTTAAATAAATTTAAATATGAAGAAGATAAAAGAATGGTTGGATATGTAGTTATCAATAATCTTTTGAGCAGTAAAGTTACCACTATTCAAGAAAAAATAGTAGAAAGAATAGTTGAAAAACCAGTAACTATATATCAAGATACTTCTAATACTGAAGAAATTGCTGATCTTTCAGGATTAACTTTGGAATATGTAATAAGTCAATGGAAAGATATAGTTGAAGAAGCTAAAAAAGAAAAAATAACATTAGGGGCATTTTTAATAAGTGCTAAACCATATAAAATTGAAAGAGATACATTGTTTATTGGATTTGAAAGTGAAAATTCTTTTGCTAAGGAACAAATGGAAACAAGTGTTTATGATGATGCATTTTTAGAGGTAGTGAAAAAAGTGATTAATCCCAAAATAAAAGTAAAATATATACTTATTGGGAAAAAGAGAGAAGTTAACAAAGGTGAAAATGATTTTACTAAAAAAATTGTAGATTTTTTTGGTGGAGAAATTATGAAGTAA
- the rplI gene encoding 50S ribosomal protein L9 produces the protein MAKIQVILTQDVAGQGRKGDLITVSDGYAHNFLIKNKKGMIATEEELKKIENRRKREEKKLQEDKEKSIELKKQLESKKIEIGVKIGENGKLFGAITNKEVSAAIEQTFGVAIDRKKIECNIKSLGEHTAVIKLHTDVKAEVKIVAKAQ, from the coding sequence ATGGCAAAAATACAAGTTATCTTAACACAGGATGTAGCAGGACAAGGAAGAAAAGGAGACCTAATAACTGTTTCAGATGGTTATGCTCATAATTTCTTAATAAAAAATAAAAAAGGTATGATAGCAACTGAAGAGGAATTAAAAAAAATAGAGAATAGAAGGAAAAGAGAAGAAAAAAAACTTCAAGAAGATAAAGAAAAATCAATAGAATTAAAAAAACAACTTGAATCTAAAAAAATAGAAATTGGAGTAAAAATTGGAGAAAATGGGAAGCTATTTGGAGCTATTACTAATAAAGAAGTTTCAGCAGCAATAGAACAAACTTTTGGTGTAGCTATTGATAGAAAAAAAATAGAATGTAATATAAAAAGCTTAGGAGAACATACTGCAGTTATAAAGCTTCACACTGATGTAAAAGCAGAAGTTAAAATTGTAGCAAAAGCTCAATAA
- the dnaB gene encoding replicative DNA helicase, translated as MPEIENLRKIPSDLEAERSVLGGIFLKQDVFGDIIEILSPDDFYKNAHKIIYETMREIYNKGEALDPLVVMNRLRKNEKFEEVGGEQIFYDIVEEVPTAANITAYAKIVKEKAILRRLGDVGTKIVEMTYSGYEEAESILDRAEGMIFKISENSESKDLVKIRDAMSDEFLRLEKVYANKGTTIGISSGFTDFDQMTSGFQPSDLIILAARPAMGKTAFALNLALNAALKSDKAVLLFSMEMSSSQLLQRLLAVEAGIGLQKIKTGFLAPEDWGRLGIASGRLSNTEINIADVPNLGVLEIRAIARRLKAAGKLDMILIDYLQLIKGSSGKTENRQQEISDISRSLKGIARELDVPIIALSQLSRATEQRADRRPMLSDLRESGAIEQDADMVMFLYRDDYYNEETDDKGITEVIIGKHRNGPTGTVKLRFFHELTKFGDYTNKIE; from the coding sequence ATGCCAGAAATTGAAAATTTGAGAAAAATTCCAAGTGATCTAGAGGCTGAGAGATCTGTTTTAGGAGGTATATTCCTTAAACAGGATGTATTTGGTGATATAATAGAGATACTTTCTCCTGATGATTTTTATAAGAATGCTCATAAGATAATTTATGAAACTATGAGGGAGATATACAATAAAGGAGAGGCTCTTGATCCTCTAGTAGTAATGAATAGACTAAGAAAAAATGAAAAATTTGAAGAGGTAGGAGGGGAACAGATTTTCTATGATATAGTAGAAGAAGTTCCTACTGCTGCCAATATTACTGCTTATGCAAAGATAGTTAAAGAAAAAGCTATTTTAAGAAGGCTGGGAGATGTTGGGACTAAAATAGTAGAAATGACTTATAGCGGATATGAAGAAGCTGAAAGTATTTTGGATAGAGCAGAGGGAATGATATTCAAGATATCAGAAAATAGTGAGTCAAAAGATCTGGTAAAAATAAGAGATGCTATGTCTGATGAATTCCTCAGACTTGAAAAAGTATATGCGAATAAGGGAACTACAATAGGTATTTCATCAGGATTTACAGATTTTGATCAAATGACAAGCGGATTTCAGCCATCTGATCTCATAATACTTGCAGCCAGACCAGCAATGGGAAAAACTGCCTTTGCATTGAATCTTGCACTTAATGCTGCATTGAAAAGTGACAAAGCAGTACTTTTATTCAGTATGGAGATGTCAAGTTCTCAGTTACTTCAAAGACTTCTTGCTGTAGAGGCAGGAATAGGACTCCAGAAAATAAAAACAGGATTTCTAGCTCCAGAAGACTGGGGAAGATTGGGAATAGCTAGTGGAAGATTATCTAATACAGAAATAAATATAGCAGATGTACCTAATCTGGGAGTACTTGAAATAAGAGCCATTGCCAGAAGATTGAAAGCAGCTGGGAAATTAGATATGATACTTATTGACTATTTACAGCTGATAAAAGGAAGCAGTGGAAAAACAGAAAACAGACAACAAGAGATATCTGATATATCAAGATCACTTAAAGGAATTGCCAGAGAGCTTGATGTACCTATTATAGCTCTTTCACAGTTATCACGGGCTACAGAGCAGAGAGCTGACAGAAGACCAATGCTTTCAGACCTGAGAGAGTCTGGAGCCATAGAGCAAGATGCTGATATGGTAATGTTTTTATATAGAGATGATTACTACAATGAAGAAACAGATGACAAAGGAATAACTGAGGTAATTATTGGTAAACATAGAAATGGTCCAACAGGAACAGTTAAATTGAGATTTTTCCATGAACTTACAAAGTTTGGAGATTATACAAATAAAATAGAATAG
- a CDS encoding U32 family peptidase, which yields MKKAELLAPVGNMEKFKMAIHYGADAVFLGGKMFNLRAGSSNFSDEELEEAVTYAHNLGKKVYVTLNIIPHNDELDLLPDYVKFLEKIGIDGVIVADLGVFQIVKENTDLCISVSTQASNTNWRSVQMWRNLGAKRVVLAREISLDNIAEIRAKVPDIELEVFIHGAMCMSISGRCLLSNYMTGRDANRGDCAQSCRWKYSLVEETRPGEYMPVFEDDHGTYIFNSKDLCTIEFIDKILDIGVDSLKIEGRMKGIYYVANCVKVYRDAIDSYYSGNYKFNPKWLEELESVSHRSYTDGFYMGKPGVDGQNYNDRNSYSQSHQLVAKVEKKLSKNEYILAIRNRLEVGEKLEVVSPGINVREIILPKMTLITRGKEGEEVEAANPNSFVKITIDTELNELDMFRKRI from the coding sequence GTGAAAAAAGCAGAATTATTAGCTCCAGTGGGAAATATGGAGAAGTTTAAAATGGCTATCCATTATGGAGCTGATGCAGTGTTCTTAGGGGGAAAAATGTTTAACCTGAGAGCAGGAAGCAGCAATTTTTCTGATGAAGAATTAGAAGAAGCAGTGACTTACGCACATAATTTAGGAAAAAAAGTATATGTTACTTTGAATATAATACCACATAATGATGAGTTAGATCTTTTACCTGACTATGTAAAATTTTTAGAAAAAATTGGAATAGATGGGGTAATAGTTGCTGATTTAGGCGTGTTTCAGATAGTAAAGGAAAATACTGACTTGTGTATTAGTGTAAGTACTCAAGCAAGTAATACAAACTGGCGTTCTGTACAGATGTGGAGAAATTTAGGAGCAAAAAGAGTAGTGTTAGCAAGAGAAATATCTTTGGATAATATAGCAGAGATAAGAGCTAAAGTACCAGATATAGAACTTGAAGTATTTATACATGGAGCTATGTGTATGTCTATTTCTGGAAGATGCTTATTAAGTAATTATATGACTGGAAGAGATGCTAATAGAGGTGACTGTGCTCAGTCTTGCAGATGGAAATATTCTCTTGTTGAGGAGACAAGACCTGGAGAGTATATGCCTGTATTTGAAGATGATCATGGAACATATATATTCAATTCAAAAGATTTATGCACAATAGAATTTATAGATAAAATTCTTGATATTGGAGTAGATTCACTTAAAATTGAAGGAAGAATGAAAGGGATATATTATGTAGCTAACTGTGTAAAAGTATATAGAGATGCTATAGATAGTTACTATTCTGGAAACTATAAATTTAATCCTAAATGGTTGGAAGAATTGGAATCTGTTTCACATAGATCATATACAGATGGATTTTATATGGGAAAACCTGGTGTAGACGGACAAAATTATAATGATAGAAATTCGTATAGTCAATCTCATCAATTAGTGGCAAAAGTAGAGAAAAAACTTTCAAAAAATGAATATATTCTTGCTATAAGAAATAGATTAGAAGTTGGAGAAAAACTAGAAGTAGTAAGTCCAGGAATAAATGTAAGAGAGATAATTCTTCCTAAAATGACTCTTATTACAAGAGGAAAAGAAGGAGAAGAGGTAGAGGCAGCAAACCCTAATTCTTTTGTAAAAATAACTATAGATACAGAATTAAATGAATTGGATATGTTTAGAAAAAGAATTTAG
- a CDS encoding CHAP domain-containing protein — MTNSIFHKKKKRSTLPKIIFILIVGIIFFKIKVDKEVGKELDSFNNVKVYFNGFPTKSFGRNLSEDGYNIGMKFQCVEFIKRYYYEYYKHKMSDTYGNAKDFYDNKLKDGDMNLKRGLLQFSNPSFKKPSVGDIVIFKPYILNRYGHVAIISKVDESTIEIIQQNVWKKTRENLKLIHTNDLWYIESKRIMGRLSLSDIN, encoded by the coding sequence ATGACCAATTCAATTTTTCATAAAAAGAAAAAAAGAAGTACTTTGCCTAAAATTATTTTTATTCTTATAGTAGGGATAATCTTTTTTAAAATAAAAGTAGATAAAGAAGTAGGAAAGGAATTAGACAGTTTCAATAATGTAAAAGTTTATTTCAATGGATTTCCAACTAAATCTTTTGGAAGAAATCTTTCTGAAGATGGCTATAATATTGGGATGAAGTTTCAATGTGTAGAATTTATAAAACGATATTATTACGAATACTATAAACATAAAATGTCTGATACTTATGGAAATGCTAAAGATTTTTATGATAATAAACTAAAAGATGGAGATATGAATCTTAAAAGAGGATTATTACAATTTTCTAATCCCAGTTTTAAAAAACCTTCTGTTGGAGACATAGTAATATTCAAGCCATATATTTTAAATCGCTATGGTCATGTTGCTATAATATCAAAAGTTGATGAAAGTACTATTGAAATTATTCAGCAAAATGTTTGGAAAAAAACTAGAGAAAATTTAAAGCTTATTCATACTAATGATCTCTGGTATATTGAATCTAAAAGAATTATGGGAAGATTATCTCTTTCTGATATAAATTAA
- a CDS encoding ATP-dependent nuclease has protein sequence MYLKKLKIINWQCIEYTKLDFENLMLFIGPANNGKSSIMSSIMFFLGYRNLRTKDIRNQNILLELEGSFSNFSKKTFKELKEYIYNKELKIRIIKYPNHEIQYKIGRNREWTEINYDTYISIVSNIPILFIPPFTENEQAEYFITSFLNILKKRNIDEKFVLNEIKNLSSTLTAEYVSKGLYRALLFELFRALTIESKKIETSIIENTMIFFEEPELYLHPQAEKELYDCFITLSKLGLQLYISTHSSNFISLKHYKSICIIRNADNGSRAFQFKGRLFSGDEVKYFNMNYWINPDRSELFFAKKVILVEGQTDKIVLGYLSKKLGIYKYDYSILECGSKSIIPQFIKLLNAFKLPYTAIYDKDNHLWRTELEIENSNLKNHSIQKSINYDFGDFIEFDNDIEEELYSEKRERKNYKNKPFNALKTVSEENYKVPAQLEKKIRKIFS, from the coding sequence ATGTATCTAAAAAAATTAAAAATTATCAATTGGCAGTGTATAGAATATACTAAATTAGATTTTGAGAACCTTATGCTTTTTATAGGACCAGCTAATAATGGAAAATCCAGTATTATGTCTTCTATAATGTTTTTTTTAGGTTATCGTAATTTAAGAACAAAAGATATACGAAATCAAAATATTCTTTTGGAATTAGAAGGAAGTTTCTCTAACTTTTCTAAAAAAACATTTAAAGAATTAAAAGAATATATATACAATAAAGAATTAAAAATAAGAATAATAAAATATCCTAATCATGAAATTCAGTATAAAATAGGCAGAAATAGAGAGTGGACTGAAATAAACTATGACACATATATTAGTATTGTTTCTAATATTCCTATTCTTTTTATTCCACCTTTTACAGAGAATGAACAAGCAGAATACTTTATTACTTCTTTTTTAAACATATTGAAAAAAAGAAATATAGATGAAAAGTTTGTATTGAATGAAATAAAAAATTTATCTAGTACCTTAACAGCTGAATATGTAAGTAAGGGATTGTATAGAGCTTTATTATTTGAACTATTTAGAGCATTAACTATAGAATCTAAAAAAATTGAAACAAGTATAATAGAGAATACTATGATATTTTTTGAAGAACCTGAATTATATCTTCATCCACAAGCAGAAAAAGAGCTATACGACTGTTTCATTACATTAAGTAAATTAGGGTTACAATTATATATTTCTACTCATTCAAGTAATTTTATAAGTTTAAAACACTATAAATCCATATGTATTATAAGAAATGCTGATAATGGCAGTAGAGCTTTTCAATTTAAGGGGAGACTTTTTTCTGGTGATGAGGTAAAATACTTTAATATGAATTATTGGATAAACCCTGATCGAAGTGAACTTTTCTTTGCTAAAAAAGTTATTTTAGTTGAAGGGCAGACAGATAAAATAGTTCTTGGATATCTTTCTAAAAAATTAGGAATTTATAAGTATGATTATTCTATTCTCGAATGTGGTAGTAAAAGTATTATTCCACAATTTATAAAGCTTTTAAATGCTTTTAAATTGCCATATACTGCCATATATGATAAAGATAATCATCTTTGGAGAACTGAATTAGAAATAGAAAATTCAAATTTAAAAAATCATTCTATTCAAAAAAGTATCAATTATGATTTTGGTGATTTTATTGAATTTGATAATGACATAGAAGAGGAACTTTATAGTGAAAAAAGAGAAAGAAAAAATTATAAAAATAAACCTTTCAATGCTCTTAAAACAGTTTCAGAAGAAAATTATAAAGTTCCAGCTCAATTGGAAAAAAAGATAAGAAAAATATTCAGTTAA
- a CDS encoding murein L,D-transpeptidase catalytic domain family protein yields MLTLFSTLSFGAERNLEESYIQKMYSDLSLNQKIEYTIFKKAYKGYMQIPDKREGLLTIIDYTKPSNVERFFVLDLNKRKVVYSTYVTHGKNSGLTSALNFSNNKNSYMSSLGFYMTNDSYVGNNGYSLRLKGLEAGINSNALSRNIVVHGADYAEPDFIEKYGFLGRSEGCPAIPTTVSRDVIDSIKDRTVLFIIGNDRHYYEKSSYASL; encoded by the coding sequence GTGTTAACTTTATTTAGTACTTTGTCTTTTGGAGCAGAAAGAAACTTGGAAGAAAGTTATATTCAAAAAATGTATAGTGATTTAAGCTTGAATCAAAAAATTGAGTATACAATTTTTAAAAAAGCATATAAAGGTTATATGCAGATACCAGATAAAAGAGAGGGGCTTCTTACAATAATTGATTATACAAAACCATCAAATGTTGAAAGATTTTTTGTATTAGATCTTAATAAGAGAAAAGTTGTTTATAGTACTTATGTAACACATGGGAAAAATTCTGGATTAACTTCAGCTCTTAATTTTTCAAATAATAAAAATTCATATATGAGTTCATTGGGGTTTTATATGACTAATGATTCATATGTTGGAAATAATGGATATTCATTAAGATTAAAGGGATTAGAAGCTGGAATAAATTCAAATGCTCTTAGTAGAAATATAGTTGTTCATGGAGCAGACTATGCAGAACCTGATTTTATAGAGAAATATGGATTTCTTGGAAGAAGTGAGGGATGTCCAGCTATACCTACTACTGTTTCAAGAGATGTTATAGATTCCATAAAAGATAGAACAGTTTTATTTATTATAGGGAATGATAGGCATTATTATGAAAAAAGCAGTTACGCATCTTTATAA